The Hydrogenothermus marinus DNA window AAACTTCTTTTAAGTAAAGGCCTTCTGGTGGTGCTAAAAATAAAGCTTTTGTAGGGTCTTTGCTATCTATTATCTCTTTTAATGTGTTTAAATCAATCCTTCCTGTCCCTACATGAATTACATGGCCTATTATTTTTCTTACCATATATCTTAAAAAATGAGATGCTGATAATTCAAACTCAAGTAAAAATCCATCATATTTAAAACTAAACTCTCTTAAATCTACATCTTCTCTTAGATATTCTCCTTTCTTTGATAAGGCTATCAGATTTGGTGAGTTTTTTATTAAATCAACTGCTTCTTTTATTTTTAGAATATCTAAATCTTGAGATATATACCAAGCTCTTTTATATAAAAATGGGTCTGGATGTTTATATATTTTATAAAGATAACTTTTACCTTTTGCACTAAATCTTGCATGAAATTTTAAAGGTACTTGTTTACATTCTTTTATAGCTATATCTTTTGGTAGTGTTGCATTTAAATATCTTTTTATTTTTTCAGGCTCAATATATTTTTTTATTTTAAAATGGGCTACCTGTCCATAAGCATGAACACCTGCATCTGTTCTTCCCGATGCATGAATTCTAACTTTATCTTTTATAATAACTTCTAAATTATCTTCAATTACTTGTTGTATAGTTAGTTGGTTAGGTTGTCTTTGCCACCCTGCGTATTTAGTTCCTAAATAACTTATTGTTAATTTATAGTTATATTTCATTTTCTGTTTAATAACTCTCTTGCATGTTGAATACTCTTTTCATTAATTATTCCGCTTAACATTCTTGCTATCTCTTTTTCTCTTTCTTCATTTTCTACTTTTTTAACAGTTGCAATAGTTTTTCCATTTAAAGATTTTTTATCTATTAGGTAATGGGTATCTGCAACTACTGCTATTTGCGGTAAATGGGTGATAAGTATTACCTGATAATCTTTTGATTTATCTGCTAATTTTTTTATTTTATCTGCCATATAAATTGCAGTTTTTCCACCTATTCCTGTATCTATTTCATCAAATATTATTGTATTACTTGATTTATTTGAAACAAGCTTTAAAACAAGGGAAACTCTTGAAAGCTCACCACCTGAGGCTGTTTCATTTATAGGTGAAGGCTTTATTCCTTGGTTTGCGGAAAATAGAAAACTAATTTTATCTTTTCCATAACTATTAAAATCAGTTTCTTCTACCTTGGTTATAAATTTTGCATCTTTTAAAGCAAGTTCTTTTAGATGATTCTCTACTAAATTATCAAGCTGTTTTGCTTTTTCTTTTCTTATTTTAGATATTTTTTCTGCAATTTCATTTAATTTTTTGTAAGTTTGCTGTTTCTCTTTTTTTATTTTAGGAATTTCAAACTCAATATTATTTAGCTCTGCTAATCTTTTTTTTAACTGCTTTTTTAAGGTTATTAAACCTTTTTCATCTGTGTTATATTTTAGTTCTAACCTATTTAAAAGATTTAATCTTTCTTCTATATGGTATAGTTCTTCTTCAGAATAATCAAAATCAATACTATCCAAGTTATAATAAGCTTCTTTTATGTATTCTTTTGCATCTTCTAAAAGTTTATATGCATTTTTTATATTTTCATTTGTATCTTCAAATTTTGAAAGTTCTTTTATAACACTGCTTAATTTTTCTTCAATGCTTCCTTCTTCTTCTAAAAGGGTATATTTTGAAAACTGGGTAGCATTTTTTAAATCTTCTATATTTGAAAGATATTCATATCTTTTTTCTAAATTTTCTTTTTCTCCTTCCTGTATTTCTGCTTTTTCAAGTTCTTCAATCTGAAAATTTATAATATCAATCTCTTTTAGTCTATCTGACTGTTTTTGAGAAAGCTCTTTTTCAGCTTTTTCTAAGGATTTATATTTTTTGTATATTTTCTGATACTCTTTTACTAAATCTTCTATATTTGCAAAACTATCTAAAACCTTTAAAGGATAAATTTTGTCAAAAAGCATCTGCTGTGTATGTTGGCCATGTATTTCTAAAATATTGTTTACTGCTTCTTTTATAGTTGAAAGGGTAGCTCTTCTGCCATTTAAAAAGTAATAACTTTTATTATTTTTTATCTGTCTTGCTATTATTAACATTCCATCTTCTGAATACTCATTTTCTATATTTTCAAAAACAAGCTCTACAAAAGTATCTGTGTTATCTTTAAACTTTTTTCCAAGAGTAAATTCTATAGCATCTATAATTAAGGATTTTCCAACTCCAGTCTCTCCAGTAAATACATTAAGTCCCCTATCAAGCTCTATCTGAATATTCTCAAGATATAAAAACTTTTTAATGTTGATTATTTTAAGCATACTAATATTATATAATGGCTAAATGTTTTAATGCTTTTTCTGTAGCAACCCTTCCTCTTGGTGTTTTCTTTAAAAATCCAATTCTTATAAGATAAGGCTCTATAATCTCTTCTATAATGTCTATCTCTTCATTTATGGCAGAAGATATTGTTTTTATACCTACTGGTTTATTTTCAAATTTTTCAATAATTGTTTTAAGATAAAAAATATCTTTCTGATTTAATCCAAACTCATCTATTCCTAAGAAATTTAAAGCTTGTAAAGCTAAATCTAAATCTATTTCAGTTTTTCCATGAACAACTGTATAATCATAAACTCTTTTTAAAATATTATTTGCTATTCTTGGTGTTCCTCTACTTCTTTTTGCTATCTCAAGACAAGCTTCTTCTGTAATACCTATATTTAGTCTTTTTGCTGTGTTTTTAACAATTTTAGAAAGAGATTTCTCGTCATAAAAATCAAAGTGTAGCACTATTCCAAATCTTGATAAAAGTGGTGATGATAACATTCCTGTTTTTGTAGTTGCTCCAATTAATGTAAATCTTGGAAGTGAAATTCTTATACTTCTTGCAGATTTACCTTTTCCAACTAAAATATCCAGTTTAAAATCTTCCATTGCAGGATATAAAATCTCTTCAACTGCTTTATTCATTCTATGTATTTCATCTATAAAAAGAATATCTCCTTCATTTAAACTAC harbors:
- the truA gene encoding tRNA pseudouridine(38-40) synthase TruA encodes the protein MKYNYKLTISYLGTKYAGWQRQPNQLTIQQVIEDNLEVIIKDKVRIHASGRTDAGVHAYGQVAHFKIKKYIEPEKIKRYLNATLPKDIAIKECKQVPLKFHARFSAKGKSYLYKIYKHPDPFLYKRAWYISQDLDILKIKEAVDLIKNSPNLIALSKKGEYLREDVDLREFSFKYDGFLLEFELSASHFLRYMVRKIIGHVIHVGTGRIDLNTLKEIIDSKDPTKALFLAPPEGLYLKEVYYLPEDETL
- the recN gene encoding DNA repair protein RecN, producing the protein MLKIINIKKFLYLENIQIELDRGLNVFTGETGVGKSLIIDAIEFTLGKKFKDNTDTFVELVFENIENEYSEDGMLIIARQIKNNKSYYFLNGRRATLSTIKEAVNNILEIHGQHTQQMLFDKIYPLKVLDSFANIEDLVKEYQKIYKKYKSLEKAEKELSQKQSDRLKEIDIINFQIEELEKAEIQEGEKENLEKRYEYLSNIEDLKNATQFSKYTLLEEEGSIEEKLSSVIKELSKFEDTNENIKNAYKLLEDAKEYIKEAYYNLDSIDFDYSEEELYHIEERLNLLNRLELKYNTDEKGLITLKKQLKKRLAELNNIEFEIPKIKKEKQQTYKKLNEIAEKISKIRKEKAKQLDNLVENHLKELALKDAKFITKVEETDFNSYGKDKISFLFSANQGIKPSPINETASGGELSRVSLVLKLVSNKSSNTIIFDEIDTGIGGKTAIYMADKIKKLADKSKDYQVILITHLPQIAVVADTHYLIDKKSLNGKTIATVKKVENEEREKEIARMLSGIINEKSIQHARELLNRK
- the ruvB gene encoding Holliday junction branch migration DNA helicase RuvB, whose amino-acid sequence is MIEENINQLRPTSLKDYIGQEEVKKQIQVFIEACRKRNQPLDHTLLSGPPGVGKTTLASLIATELGSNITITTGSILNKKSDIAGILSSLNEGDILFIDEIHRMNKAVEEILYPAMEDFKLDILVGKGKSARSIRISLPRFTLIGATTKTGMLSSPLLSRFGIVLHFDFYDEKSLSKIVKNTAKRLNIGITEEACLEIAKRSRGTPRIANNILKRVYDYTVVHGKTEIDLDLALQALNFLGIDEFGLNQKDIFYLKTIIEKFENKPVGIKTISSAINEEIDIIEEIIEPYLIRIGFLKKTPRGRVATEKALKHLAII